Proteins from one Leptonema illini DSM 21528 genomic window:
- a CDS encoding KUP/HAK/KT family potassium transporter, with protein MDPEKRPSLLADIRLIFATILTDPGSSLAYGADALIAVTIVLFPISYELGITATLLGAGTIMIVYLIALLVYDLMVRHHTHDIFGGGAYVSAYLTSLKIRHHPRLKRLMANIGKLGTSSLLADFPATQAISVIAGVEALSLIPVEQRLQFAFGFVLFLSIIQKWGLGSLSRFMIWPIVLFYVTNLGINLVGVFEILREGFEAPTITGEMRDINIEHALIPVLAMGIANGVTIITGVEVGYSSINIPHHKGKAIRISMALLFGIVSVTYILQIINFIGLGIAYDSHIPVPLQIALHLGGEQLALAFGFLTAMILLLAAQTAQSDFPLELLRASRSRFFPRGLGDMAWKKTSTLFNIDGHNGVYNPRAVVLLGILSLGILTFFPDSHQIEGMYGLAVVLAMNITIFSFLTRQVRAGRFSLLTWIAFIVMHAMLWNILYNKFFEGAWFILVLMLVYYLVFRFSESLYQKWEEKLRLVPLELGLWYPAFSDLPIDDRHIVLVSKFHPGVIHFLKQYTKSGRIPLVVHFHTDAEESVPRHLPDWFKFISVPPEQDTITAITRYIRSRRPDRVHLIPLLVEGPRSLTNLFFGNSIQRLIYALSKHADLQVEYNKERISFTRKELLQSMNPFT; from the coding sequence ATGGATCCTGAAAAACGGCCCTCGCTGCTTGCCGACATACGACTCATTTTCGCGACGATTCTGACCGACCCCGGCTCATCGCTTGCCTACGGCGCCGATGCGCTCATCGCCGTTACGATCGTTCTCTTCCCCATTTCGTATGAGCTGGGGATAACGGCGACGCTGCTCGGAGCGGGCACGATCATGATCGTCTACCTCATCGCCCTGCTCGTCTACGATCTGATGGTGCGTCATCATACGCACGACATCTTCGGCGGAGGCGCCTACGTCTCGGCCTATCTCACGTCGCTGAAGATCCGGCATCATCCGCGCCTCAAGCGTTTAATGGCGAACATCGGCAAGCTTGGCACCTCTTCGCTCCTGGCCGACTTCCCCGCCACGCAGGCCATCTCTGTGATTGCCGGAGTGGAGGCGCTCTCGCTTATACCGGTCGAACAGCGCCTGCAATTCGCCTTCGGGTTCGTTCTCTTTCTATCTATTATTCAGAAGTGGGGGCTGGGCAGCCTTTCGCGCTTCATGATCTGGCCCATCGTTCTTTTCTATGTGACGAACCTCGGCATCAACCTCGTTGGAGTGTTCGAGATTCTGCGCGAAGGCTTTGAGGCGCCGACGATCACGGGGGAGATGCGCGACATCAACATCGAGCATGCCCTTATTCCCGTTCTTGCCATGGGTATCGCGAACGGCGTGACGATCATCACCGGCGTCGAGGTCGGTTACAGCTCGATCAATATACCGCATCATAAAGGCAAGGCCATTCGCATCTCGATGGCTTTACTATTTGGAATCGTCTCGGTTACGTACATTCTGCAGATCATCAACTTTATAGGCCTCGGCATAGCGTACGATTCGCATATTCCCGTGCCTCTGCAGATCGCCCTTCATTTAGGCGGAGAACAGCTCGCCCTCGCCTTCGGTTTTCTCACGGCAATGATTCTGCTTCTTGCCGCGCAGACGGCGCAGTCGGATTTTCCGCTGGAGCTTCTGCGAGCCTCAAGAAGCCGTTTTTTTCCACGTGGACTCGGCGACATGGCCTGGAAGAAAACGTCGACGCTTTTCAACATCGACGGACATAACGGCGTGTATAACCCGAGAGCGGTCGTGTTACTCGGCATCCTCTCCCTGGGCATTCTCACCTTCTTTCCCGATTCGCATCAGATCGAAGGCATGTACGGCCTGGCCGTCGTGCTCGCCATGAACATCACGATCTTCAGTTTTCTTACGCGGCAGGTGCGAGCCGGCAGATTCTCGCTGCTAACGTGGATCGCCTTCATCGTGATGCATGCGATGCTATGGAACATCCTGTATAATAAGTTCTTCGAGGGTGCGTGGTTTATACTCGTTCTGATGCTCGTTTATTATCTCGTATTCAGGTTTTCAGAATCCCTCTACCAGAAGTGGGAGGAGAAGCTGCGCCTTGTTCCGCTTGAGCTCGGGCTCTGGTATCCGGCCTTTTCTGATCTTCCGATCGACGATCGACACATCGTTCTTGTATCGAAGTTTCATCCCGGCGTGATCCACTTTCTAAAACAGTATACAAAAAGCGGACGTATTCCGCTTGTCGTACATTTCCATACCGACGCCGAAGAATCCGTTCCGCGGCATCTGCCCGATTGGTTCAAATTCATTTCCGTCCCGCCAGAACAGGATACGATCACGGCCATTACCCGTTACATTCGCTCGCGACGGCCCGATCGCGTGCACCTGATACCGCTGCTTGTCGAAGGCCCGAGATCGCTGACCAATCTCTTCTTTGGCAACTCCATCCAGCGGCTCATCTATGCGCTTTCCAAGCACGCAGATCTACAGGTGGAATACAACAAAGAGCGTATCTCTTTCACGCGCAAAGAGCTGCTACAGAGCATGAATCCTTTTACGTGA
- the gatC gene encoding Asp-tRNA(Asn)/Glu-tRNA(Gln) amidotransferase subunit GatC has product MKDEEFRELCLLARLDPEDESLKNLRKDFDRIVEYVHHIGSLDTSAVSDEYAAEDTRSVVRTDTSKPALDAAKIAGIAPDWESGHFVVPGVIESEG; this is encoded by the coding sequence ATGAAGGACGAAGAATTCCGAGAGCTGTGCCTGCTTGCCCGCCTTGATCCCGAGGATGAAAGCCTGAAGAATCTGAGAAAGGACTTCGACCGGATCGTCGAATACGTGCATCATATCGGTAGCCTCGATACAAGCGCCGTCAGCGACGAATATGCCGCCGAAGATACGCGAAGCGTCGTGCGCACTGATACGTCGAAGCCGGCTCTGGATGCGGCGAAGATCGCCGGTATCGCCCCTGACTGGGAATCCGGTCACTTTGTCGTTCCCGGCGTCATCGAATCTGAGGGCTGA
- the gatA gene encoding Asp-tRNA(Asn)/Glu-tRNA(Gln) amidotransferase subunit GatA: MNRYQPKGTLGRSAVEHLESLKKGEYTAEELAKQALAHAKSVESLHIFLSLDEERILKQAKESDARRKAGKAGPLEGIPVSIKDNICEDGEQVTCASKFLENYRSPYSATVIHKLKEAGAVLFGRTNLDEFAMGSSTENSAFGVTRNPHDPERVPGGSSGGSAASVAAGVVPLSLGSDTGGSIRQPAAFCGIYGLKPTYGRVSRYGLVAFASSLDQIGPFARTADDTALLMSVLNGHDVADSTSHPLSNEQPVAAAPKAFTAAEWKKLKIGVQIPDAGEEGFDADVVKACAKLADELKSRGATIVPIKSKLWEYSIPIYYILATAEASSNLARFDGIRYGVRAKEAKNLIDLYVRSRTEGFGPEVKRRILLGTYVLSSGYYDAYYHQAEKARKMIRDEYRQFFSGVDLILQPTSPSTAFKIGEKADNPIAMYKSDLLTIAVNLGGVPSLNIPYGEDAAGLPIGMQVTGKHFEEDQILRFAKSLEA, translated from the coding sequence ATGAATCGCTATCAACCCAAAGGAACTCTCGGACGCAGCGCCGTCGAACATCTCGAATCTCTGAAAAAGGGAGAATACACGGCCGAGGAACTTGCAAAGCAGGCTCTCGCACATGCGAAGTCGGTCGAATCGCTGCATATCTTTCTCTCTCTCGACGAAGAGCGCATCCTCAAGCAGGCAAAAGAGAGCGATGCACGACGCAAGGCGGGAAAGGCCGGCCCTCTTGAAGGCATCCCCGTCTCGATTAAAGATAACATCTGCGAAGACGGCGAACAGGTAACGTGCGCCTCGAAATTCCTTGAGAACTACCGTTCGCCGTATTCGGCCACCGTTATACATAAGCTGAAAGAGGCAGGCGCCGTTCTTTTCGGACGCACGAATCTCGATGAATTCGCCATGGGTTCTTCGACCGAGAACTCCGCCTTTGGCGTTACCCGCAATCCGCACGATCCGGAGCGCGTTCCGGGCGGATCGTCGGGCGGCTCGGCGGCCTCTGTCGCTGCCGGCGTCGTTCCGCTGTCGCTTGGTTCTGATACGGGTGGTTCGATCCGCCAGCCTGCCGCCTTCTGCGGCATCTACGGTCTCAAACCGACTTATGGTCGCGTTTCGCGTTATGGCCTTGTGGCGTTCGCCTCGTCGCTGGACCAGATCGGTCCTTTCGCGCGGACGGCCGACGATACGGCGCTGCTTATGTCCGTTCTGAACGGGCATGACGTCGCCGATTCGACCTCGCATCCGCTGAGTAACGAGCAGCCCGTCGCAGCAGCGCCGAAGGCCTTCACTGCAGCCGAGTGGAAGAAGCTGAAGATCGGCGTTCAGATCCCCGATGCGGGCGAAGAGGGCTTTGACGCCGACGTCGTGAAGGCCTGCGCGAAACTTGCCGACGAGCTGAAGTCTCGCGGAGCGACGATCGTTCCGATTAAGAGCAAGCTCTGGGAATATTCGATTCCAATTTACTACATTCTCGCCACCGCCGAGGCATCGAGTAACCTCGCCCGCTTTGACGGCATCCGCTATGGCGTTCGCGCAAAAGAGGCGAAGAACCTCATCGATCTCTATGTGCGCTCGCGCACCGAGGGCTTTGGTCCGGAGGTGAAGCGACGCATCCTTCTTGGCACCTACGTTCTTTCGTCGGGCTATTATGACGCCTATTATCATCAGGCCGAGAAGGCCCGCAAGATGATCCGCGACGAATACCGTCAGTTCTTCTCGGGCGTCGATCTGATACTGCAGCCGACATCGCCGTCCACCGCCTTCAAGATCGGCGAGAAGGCCGATAATCCGATCGCCATGTATAAAAGCGACCTGCTGACCATCGCCGTTAACCTGGGCGGAGTTCCGTCGCTGAACATCCCCTACGGCGAAGATGCGGCCGGTCTGCCCATCGGCATGCAGGTGACGGGCAAGCACTTCGAAGAAGATCAGATCCTGCGCTTTGCAAAAAGCCTGGAGGCGTAA
- a CDS encoding TetR/AcrR family transcriptional regulator, with product MARKAKTEEQVADFRGRILEAALGLIEADGLKGLTMRRLAARLDVTATTIYNYFRNRDELYYAVRASGFERLHERLNAAIARKKSPADRLKALITAYVRFGFENAEYFDLMFVNRSVPKYRDMVGTEFESVALVDLESGLRVFGLVASVIGEYRALPTPRIRYLTERFWCETTGLVALINSQLLHEVESNVQKFCAQMIDDMHSGMLHSLDRYPIDKK from the coding sequence ATGGCCCGCAAGGCAAAAACCGAAGAGCAGGTCGCCGATTTTCGAGGCAGAATCCTCGAAGCGGCCCTCGGTCTGATCGAGGCGGACGGCCTGAAGGGACTGACGATGCGTCGCCTTGCCGCCCGGCTTGATGTGACGGCGACGACGATCTATAACTACTTTCGAAATCGAGACGAGCTCTATTATGCCGTGCGCGCCAGCGGATTTGAGCGCCTGCATGAACGATTGAACGCAGCTATCGCCCGAAAAAAATCCCCTGCAGATCGCCTGAAGGCTTTGATCACTGCCTACGTGCGATTCGGTTTTGAGAATGCCGAATACTTTGACCTGATGTTCGTGAATCGGAGCGTTCCAAAATACAGAGATATGGTCGGAACGGAGTTTGAATCCGTTGCCCTTGTCGATCTCGAGTCGGGCCTGAGGGTGTTCGGCCTGGTCGCATCGGTCATCGGCGAATACCGGGCTCTTCCCACCCCGCGTATTCGTTACCTGACCGAGCGTTTCTGGTGCGAAACGACAGGCCTTGTCGCTCTCATAAACTCTCAGCTTCTGCACGAGGTCGAATCGAACGTTCAGAAGTTTTGCGCGCAGATGATCGACGACATGCACAGCGGCATGCTGCACTCCCTTGATCGTTATCCAATTGATAAAAAATAA
- a CDS encoding carboxypeptidase regulatory-like domain-containing protein, translating into MKNRIKALAFLVLIASVTALEARTITGSVKSDKGTAIAGATVTITNADGYSESVYTDASGNFRLQSVIEGRATMRARAYGFADAVANAAPAVHFRMQHHASEALYSQDLPASAHVVTLQWDDEKMQKDFVSQCQFCHQIGNATTRRARDEDTWESVITRMQGYGSVLTWENERVFRKVLASSFREEPVKTVLTPDVSPQLSKASVREWSFGDGSSYVHDIELGRDGLIYGVDMGSDRLWILNPKTNQIDFKQMPPNDLPLGGLFSGGVAPLGTFAAYHGPHSIVEGPDGKMYMTCSLSAEICIYDPSTEQFEFLPTGGDTIYPHTLRFDKKGILWFTFALSNQIGRLDPQTKEMKIIDLPSNGFWRWLSDAMLPTILKVSSWFGKRDLYITLSHHKTSGEGHNVLNLPYGIDIDPVDGSIWYSKLYAGIIGRVDADTLAVEEFESARRGPRRLRFDQKGVLWIPSFEEGYLMTFNTKERKFEKEYRLPTLAPDQYETPYALNVHPKTGEIWITANLSDRWFRFDPQSESFVSYPSPTRVAFMRDFIFLPDGQACTSNSNLPAASIEGGRPKIVCIDAGVDQGIPAGIQAGK; encoded by the coding sequence ATGAAAAACAGAATAAAGGCCTTAGCGTTCCTCGTTTTGATCGCTTCGGTCACAGCTCTTGAGGCGCGCACCATAACGGGTAGCGTGAAAAGCGATAAAGGCACTGCCATCGCCGGAGCAACCGTAACCATCACCAATGCTGATGGTTACAGCGAATCCGTCTATACGGACGCTTCGGGTAACTTCCGTCTGCAGTCGGTGATCGAGGGCAGGGCGACGATGCGGGCGCGGGCCTACGGATTCGCCGATGCCGTTGCGAATGCCGCTCCTGCCGTGCATTTTCGCATGCAGCATCATGCAAGCGAGGCGCTGTACTCGCAGGATCTGCCGGCAAGCGCTCACGTTGTGACGCTGCAGTGGGATGACGAAAAGATGCAGAAGGATTTCGTCAGCCAGTGCCAGTTCTGTCATCAGATCGGCAATGCGACGACCCGTCGTGCTCGCGATGAAGATACCTGGGAGTCAGTCATCACACGCATGCAGGGCTACGGCTCCGTGTTAACGTGGGAGAACGAGCGCGTCTTTCGCAAGGTGCTTGCCTCTTCGTTTCGCGAAGAGCCCGTGAAGACCGTGCTGACACCCGACGTATCGCCTCAGCTCTCAAAGGCAAGCGTGCGCGAATGGTCGTTCGGCGACGGATCTTCGTACGTACACGACATCGAGCTCGGCCGTGACGGATTGATCTATGGGGTAGACATGGGCTCGGATCGTCTATGGATTCTGAATCCGAAAACGAATCAGATTGACTTCAAACAGATGCCTCCGAACGATCTTCCGCTTGGCGGACTCTTTTCCGGCGGTGTGGCTCCGCTCGGTACGTTTGCCGCCTATCACGGTCCGCACAGCATCGTCGAAGGTCCCGACGGTAAGATGTATATGACATGCTCGCTTTCGGCTGAGATCTGCATCTACGATCCGTCCACCGAGCAGTTCGAATTTCTGCCGACGGGCGGCGATACGATTTATCCGCATACGCTGCGTTTCGACAAGAAGGGCATTCTCTGGTTCACGTTCGCCCTTTCCAATCAGATCGGACGACTGGACCCGCAGACGAAAGAGATGAAGATCATCGATCTTCCGTCGAACGGCTTCTGGCGGTGGCTCTCTGACGCCATGCTTCCGACCATTCTCAAGGTTTCGAGCTGGTTCGGGAAAAGAGACCTCTATATAACGCTTTCGCATCACAAAACAAGCGGCGAGGGGCATAACGTTCTCAATCTGCCCTATGGCATCGATATCGATCCCGTCGACGGCTCGATCTGGTATTCGAAGCTCTATGCAGGCATCATCGGAAGGGTCGATGCCGATACGCTTGCGGTCGAAGAGTTTGAGTCTGCTCGTCGGGGGCCGCGCAGATTGCGCTTTGATCAAAAAGGGGTGCTCTGGATTCCTTCGTTTGAGGAGGGTTATCTGATGACCTTTAATACGAAAGAACGCAAATTCGAGAAAGAGTATCGCCTGCCGACGCTCGCACCCGACCAGTATGAGACTCCGTATGCTCTGAACGTCCATCCGAAAACCGGCGAGATCTGGATCACGGCGAATCTGTCGGATCGCTGGTTCCGCTTTGATCCACAGAGCGAGAGTTTTGTGAGTTATCCGAGCCCGACGCGGGTGGCCTTCATGCGCGACTTTATCTTTCTGCCTGACGGGCAGGCCTGTACGTCCAACTCCAACCTGCCTGCGGCCTCGATAGAAGGGGGACGTCCGAAAATCGTATGTATCGATGCCGGAGTTGACCAGGGCATACCGGCAGGTATTCAGGCGGGAAAATAA
- a CDS encoding SDR family NAD(P)-dependent oxidoreductase, which produces MKFENKDIFIAGGGSGIGLALAGRFLAKGSRVTVFDRTLDQTRLQPLLDRAGDRLRTVKLDVTDEKRVVSEFKKQAGRSSPDLIVNSVGVVSAVDFMNLGLEEFDRVVRVNLYGSRNVARAAGTILQPGSRLALVASLAGIVGSYGYAAYASSKFAVVGLAQVLRMEWKPRGIGVSVICPPEVETPMVDYERSIRPAVVGALKAFAGTLTVDEAVTGIMSGLEREKFLIIPGFRAKFTHLLSSYLADSLQHRIADGIVKKALQGR; this is translated from the coding sequence ATGAAATTTGAGAATAAAGACATCTTCATCGCAGGCGGAGGCTCGGGCATCGGGCTTGCGCTTGCCGGCCGCTTCCTCGCGAAAGGATCGCGGGTAACCGTTTTCGATCGAACGCTTGATCAGACGAGACTGCAGCCTCTTCTCGATCGAGCCGGCGACCGACTGCGCACCGTGAAGCTTGACGTCACCGATGAGAAGCGCGTCGTTTCGGAGTTCAAGAAGCAGGCGGGACGATCGTCCCCCGATCTCATCGTGAACAGCGTCGGCGTGGTCAGCGCCGTCGACTTCATGAATCTGGGGCTTGAGGAGTTTGATCGCGTCGTTCGCGTGAATCTCTATGGATCGCGCAACGTAGCTCGTGCAGCGGGCACGATCTTACAGCCGGGAAGCCGTCTCGCCCTTGTCGCCTCGCTTGCCGGTATTGTCGGCAGCTACGGTTATGCGGCCTACGCCTCGTCGAAGTTCGCCGTCGTCGGGCTTGCTCAGGTGTTGCGAATGGAATGGAAGCCCCGGGGGATCGGCGTTTCGGTCATCTGTCCGCCTGAGGTCGAGACGCCGATGGTCGACTACGAGCGCAGCATTCGGCCGGCCGTCGTCGGCGCCTTGAAGGCATTTGCGGGAACGTTAACCGTTGACGAGGCCGTCACGGGAATCATGAGCGGACTGGAGCGCGAGAAGTTCTTGATTATTCCGGGGTTTCGCGCGAAGTTCACGCATCTGCTATCGTCGTATCTTGCCGATTCGCTTCAGCATAGAATCGCCGACGGCATCGTAAAGAAGGCGCTTCAGGGCCGATAA